A section of the Osmia lignaria lignaria isolate PbOS001 chromosome 16, iyOsmLign1, whole genome shotgun sequence genome encodes:
- the SIDL gene encoding SIDL trafficking protein particle complex subunit 10 isoform X4, whose product MIVLVETYDIKKTNKLLPRTTVLDKIRSDFASKNGDRCVSVINPIKSEMRSAESWRGLISRIRHLMLVAYDKTLSRFEDIIREQRESRNHPNWNFCHYFLLQEELAFVLQMLGLYDEALVQYDELDALFTQFVLNSNVGDIPGWLNLFQAPLNNWKGVNLSSGTNHQLRFLLAECKASLLDLRSYLFSRQCAMLLALNKPWEVAQRCLSFVHNTLSELRILEIQRPEGSIECWSFLCALEVLQACQLSSYNNDNNQQLDLCSLHTASLWALARDKLGNLGRLCGLMPGSEPTSEQLHTVVYLIAGMGDSESQVEGKLTPTDKLKEALSSKEAFKKQYLEHAELAMGTYKHVGRIRSARLIGKELAQFYSELAENQKAVAFLSDALKTYTDEGWNHLAAQTQLELAQCYKRMDDVEKYTKVCAAISSLDVLHITVRNTYFEEMFGYMKLISLPQPLLVELRCAFVILSMEVKVMDKVVQDCVVHIEVSVQSLFPREVKCTKASVSVEEIQKPQLSNKKKGSKLPVEPSIPLLSKCTLEDMKPFDPSLLQLQVYSYFDYKEDKSLGSASVVHKNTKPVVRRSDSTKHRKPSVNAKGDFSKALSCNEFVMKPGVNTFTLVRHVDQPGFYKIGQLSLVIEEKLEFLSPILNPRLCYEVAKTQPVVSLKCGRDLLAGLIQDIELTIMSGSIKITKDMKLKLRTSRGLTIQVDNSKDAMSKELEVSLPVCEPFQTIRLKFKALAELPPKKDTLSMEHKLNIQCPWDSEESIPLHFGPPLMSNMKLHTAKQRKFLQIIVTGLTNQLLQLIEPELTTITSIDVNFKSLNPIAGQRLVIGNGINVSFMWELEIGKDEKSLIPIKTDFRVKYVPINDTEELNDLLTDDPLQTHHLQRMEKSCSVYRCNFDITDYVTLFTVSSKVEAAGNGGEFCRAGSMCHLYLTVTRMLPTPNPNPTPQLMYEVLADQAMWAVCGRTAGIVSLEVLEKQSVTLDVMPLTSGYLPLPVVRLSRYIPAPESKSDMIRKNEISSSSRLEPFSPGQVYNASKAQQVHVLPAAPSEAN is encoded by the exons ATGATTGTTTTAGTAGAAACCTATGATATTAAGAAAACTAATAAATTATTACCTAGAACAACAGTTCTGGATAAAATTCGGAGTGATTTTGCTTCTAAGAATGGCGATAG ATGTGTTTCTGTAATAAATCCAATCAAATCCGAAATGCGTTCAGCTGAATCGTGGAGGGGTTTAATCAGTCGTATACGCCACTTAATGCTAGTAGCATATGATAAAACATTGTCACGTTTTGAAGATATTATTAGAGAACAAAGAGAAAGTAGAAATCATCCAAATTGGAATTTCTGCCACTATTTTTTGCTACAG GAAGAACTTGCATTTGTTTTACAAATGTTAGGATTGTATGATGAAGCATTAGTTCAGTATGACGAGTTAGATGCTCTCTTTACACAGTTTGTGCTTAATTCCAATGTAGGAG atATTCCAGGATGGTTAAATTTGTTTCAAGCACCATTAAATAATTGGAAAGGCGTCAATTTAAGTAGTGGTACAAATCATCAACTAAGATTTCTTTTGGCCGAGTGTAAGGCATCATTATTAGATCTTAGAAGTTATTTATTTAGTAGACAATGTGCCATGTTACTAGCTCTTAATAAACCATGGGAG gtcGCACAAAGGTGCTTATCATTTGTTCATAACACATTAAGCGAATTACGTATCTTAGAAATTCAACGACCCGAAGGATCCATTGAATGTTGGTCTTTCCTTTGTGCACTAGAGGTATTACAAGCTTGTCAATTATCGTCTtacaataatgataataatcaaCAGCTAGATCTTTGCTCCTTGCATACAGCTAGTCTGTGGGCACTTGCTAGAGATAAA CTAGGAAATTTAGGAAGATTATGTGGTTTAATGCCTGGAAGTGAACCAACTAGCGAACAATTACATACAGTTGTTTACCTTATAGCTGGTATGGGAGATTCTGAATCACAGGTAGAAGGAAAATTAACTCCTACTGATAAGTTGAAGGAAGCGCTTTCATCGAAAGAAGCGTTCAAAAAACAATATCTTGAACATGCAGAATTAGCTATGGGTACTTACAAACACGTAGGCCGTATTCGATCAGCCAGATTGATAGGGAAAGAATTAGCACAATTTTATAGCGAACTCGCAGAGAATCAGAAAGCTGTTGCATTTTTATCTGATGCTTTGAAAACTTATACCGATGAAGGTTGGAATCATTTAGCAGCACAAACTCAATTGGAATTAGCTCAGTGTTACAAAAGAATGGACGATGTAGAAAAATATACGAAAGTTTGTGCAGCTATTTCTAGTTTGGATGTATTACATATTACTGTCCGTAACACATATTTTGAAGAAATGTTTGGATACATGAAATTGATCTCATTACCCCAACCATTACTTGTAGAACTTAGATGTGCTTTTGTAATACTGAGTATGGAAGTTAAAGTGATGGATAAAGTAGTACAAGATTGTGTGGTTCATATTGAGGTCAGTGTACAAAGTTTATTTCCTAGAGAAGTAAAATGCACTAAAGCGTCTGTATCCGTCGAAGAGATTCAAAAACCTCAATTATCTAACAAAAAGAAAGGTTCAAAATTACCAGTTGAACCATCAATACCACT aTTATCGAAATGTACTCTAGAAGATATGAAACCATTTGATCCGAGTTTACTTCAGTTACAAGTATATTCTTATTTCGATTACAAAGAAGATAAAAGTCTTGGATCTGCTAGTGTTGTACACAAAAATACTAAACCCGTTGTCAGACGTTCTGATAGCACAAAACATAGGAAACCGTCTGTAAACGCAAAAGGTGATTTTAGTAAAGCCCTGTCGTGTAATGAATTTGTAATGAAACCAGGCGTGAACACCTTTACATTAGTAAGGCACGTTGATCAGCCCGGATTTTACAAAATTGGTCAGCTGTCACTAGTTATCGAGgaaaaattagaattcctaTCACCTATTTTAAATCCCCGATTATGTTACGAAGTAGCTAAAACTCAACCAGTAGTATCTTTGAAATGTGGTAGAGATTTACTGGCTGGCCTTATTCAAGATATAGAGTTAACTATTATGAGTGGaagtataaaaataacaaaagacaTGAAACTTAAATTACGTACGTCCAGAGGATTAACGATACAAGTTGATAATTCAAAGGATGCAATGTCTAAAGAATTAGAAGTATCACTGCCAGTTTGTGAACCATTTCAAACAATACGGCTGAAGTTTAAAGCTCTAGCTGAACTACCACCAAAGAAAGATACTTTATCAATGGAGCATAAG cTAAATATACAGTGCCCCTGGGATTCAGAAGAAAGTATACCTTTGCATTTTGGCCCTCCACTTATGTCAAATATGAAACTTCACACAGCAAAACAAAGGAAATTCCTTCAAATAATTGTAACAGGGTTAACGAATCAGCTTCTACAACTGATCGAGCCAGAATTGACAACAATAACATCCATAGATGTTAACTTCAAAAGTTTAAATCCGATTGCGGGCCAGAGATTAGTAATAGGAAATGGAATAAACGTATCATTTATGTGGGAACTTGAAATTGGTAAAGATGAAAAGTCTTTGATACCAATAAAGACTGATTTTCGTGTGAAATATGTACCAATCAATGATACGGAAGAATTGAATGATCTACTTACTGATGATCCTCTACAAACACATCATTTGCAAAGAATGGAAAAATCATGCAGTGTTTATAGATGCAACTTCGATATTACAGATTATGTG ACCTTGTTTACAGTATCATCAAAAGTTGAGGCAGCTGGAAATGGGGGTGAATTTTGTCGTGCTGGTAGCATGTGCCATCTTTATCTCACAGTAACACGTATGTTACCCACTCCTAATCCAAATCCTACACCTCAGTTAATGTATGAGGTTCTTGCTGATCAAGCTATGTGGGCTGTATGTGGTCGTACTGCTGGTATTGTGTCTTTAGAAGTTCTAGAAAAACAAAGTGTCACATTGGACGTGATGCCATTAACCAGTGGTTATTTACCTTTGCCTGTTGTTAGATTGTCTCGATATATTCCAGCTCCTGAATCAAAAAGTG atatGATTCGTAAAAACGAAATAAGTTCTAGTTCAAGACTAGAACCATTCAGTCCTGGCCAAGTTTATAATGCTAGTAAAGCACAGCAAGTTCATGTTCTACCAGCAGCACCTTCAGAAGCAAATTGa